One window of Aspergillus oryzae RIB40 DNA, chromosome 3 genomic DNA carries:
- the rsm25 gene encoding mitochondrial 37S ribosomal protein mS23 (predicted protein): MGKYNLTALRVRQTALRQKEAGKTHQIPKWIDVVRDIPPAQVLVRNQQQQHQLVRQRLKTLPGASKPQVVFEVQEKRVKPKKASRMFLPTEIKYEEDLLRKEFFRDHPWELARPRVVLESTGKDYENYDWSRLQQPGKRLDGESVVQRQLWLLNNVPDMTKSTAYDIARREFYRLRLQEDIERRVAAEEAEATGATFGPTRLEIGMELENQEYERWKVWAKSEAQVQEQRAAAFTGAPEIPSTEDSLGLEEGVEEKQPQQA; encoded by the exons ATGGGCAAATACAATCTCACAGCTCTCCGAGTCCGACAGACGGCGCTCCGACAGAAGGAAGCCGGTAAGACTCACCAAATCCCGAAATGGATTGATGTTGTGCGCGATATACCCCCCGCTCAGGTCCTCGTGCGgaaccagcaacagcagcaccaGCTCGTTCGACAGCGTCTGAAAACGCTTCCCGGAGCCTCGAAGCCGCAGGTCGTTTTTGAAGTTCAAGAGAAGCGTGTGAAGCCGAAAAAAGCCAGTCGTATGTTCCTGCCCACCGAGATCAAGTACGAAGAGGACCTGCTACGAAAGGAGTTTTTCCGTGATCACCCCTGGGAGCTTGCGAGACCCCGAGTTGTGCTTGAAAGTACCGGAAAGGATTATGAAAACTATGACTGGAGCCGGCTCCAGCAACCAGGCAAGCGATTGGATGGTGAGAg TGTCGTCCAGCGTCAGCTCTGGCTCCTTAACAATGTTCCCGATATGACCAAGAGTACTGCTTATGATATTGCGCGCCGTGAATTCTATCGTCTGCGTCTccaggaagatattgaacgGCGAGTcgctgccgaagaagccgaagccacAGGTGCTACATTCGGACCTACTCGTCTTGAAATCGGCATGGAACTTGAAAACCAAGAATACGAACGCTGGAAGGTATGGGCTAAATCGGAAGCCCAGGTCCAGGAACAGAGGGCAGCAGCATTCACCGGTGCTCCGGAGATCCCAAGTACCGAAGATAGCTTGGGGCTAGAGGAAGGggttgaagagaagcagCCTCAGCAGGCATAG